From the Manihot esculenta cultivar AM560-2 chromosome 3, M.esculenta_v8, whole genome shotgun sequence genome, one window contains:
- the LOC110610578 gene encoding V-type proton ATPase subunit e1-like: MGFFVTTLIFVVIGIIASLCTRICCNRGPSANLFHLTLVITATVCCWMMWAIVYLAQMKPLIVPILSEGE, translated from the exons ATGGGGTTTTTCGTAACAACTCTAATTTTTGTAGTGATCGGAATAATCGCGTCGCTCTGTACCAGAATCTGTTGCAATAGAGGCCCGTCTGCTAATTT GTTCCATTTGACATTGGTTATAACAGCAACGGTCTGTTGTTGGATGAT GTGGGCTATTGTGTATCTTGCACAAATGAAACCACTCATTGTTCCGATTCTAAGTGAAGGAGAGTGA